The nucleotide sequence GTCGCTCAACCTACACCTAAAGGTTCACAGGTGCTGGTTCGCGTCCGCGCCTGCGGGCTGAACCGCGCCGACACCGGCATGCGCAAAGGCCATGCCCATGGCGCTGCCGGCGGCGTCGGCACCGTGCTCGGCATGGAATGGGCTGGCGAAGTCGCTGCGCTCGGCCCGGACGCCAAGGGCGTCAAGATCGGTGACCGCATCATGGGCTCCGGCGCCGCGGCCTTCGCCGAATACACGCTTGCCGATCACGGCCGCCTGTTCCGCGCGCCCTCCAACATGAATTTTGAGGAAGCCGCCAGCCTCCCCGTCGCGCTCGCGACCATGCACAACGCCGTCGTCACGGTCGGCGGCGTGCAGCCCGGGCAAGCCGTGCTGATCCAGGGCGCAAGCTCCGGCGTCGGCCTGATGGCGATGCAGATCGCCAAGCTCAAGGGCGCAAAACTCGTGATCGGTTCGTCGACGGACGCCTATCGCCGCGGCCGGCTGACCGACTACGGCGCGGATCTGGCGATCGACTCCTCCGACCCCGGCTGGGTCGACCAGGTGCTGAAGGCGACGAACGGCGAAGGCGTCGATCTCATTGTCGACCAGGTCTCGGGCAAGGTCGCCAACCAGAACCTCGCCGCGACCAAGGTCAAGGGTCGCATCGTCAATGTCGGCCGGCTCGGCGGCACGCATGCCGACTTCAATTTCGACCTGCACGCGGCCCGCCGCATCAACTACATCGGCGTCACCTTCCGCACCCGCACCATCGAGGAGATTCGCGAGATCTTTGACGAGGTCAGGAAGGACATCTGGGGCGCAGTCGAGTCGCGCAAGCTGCAGCTTCCGATCGACAAGGTGTTTGCGTTCGACGACATCGACAGCGCATTCGAGCACATGGAAGCCAACAAGCATCTGGGGAAGATCGTCGTGACGGTGTGAGCTATGGCCGGGCAAAAGCGCGAAGCGCGTCTTCGCCAAAATGACCCGGCCATCCACGCTGCTGCCGCGCGTGCATGCGGCCAGACGTGGATGCCCGGGACGAGCCCGGGCATGACGGAGTTGGTGGCACTGCTCCCTTGCTCAACTCGGAAGATTTCGCAGCCGACCCGCTCCTGCAACTCACTTGCGACTAGACTTGTGCGCGGCGGCTTGATGTTCGCCTGCGGGCTGCTAAATCCCCGCCATGACCTCCCAGCACAGCAAAACATCGGTCGCAGCGATCTCGATCTTCGCCAGCGGCGGCATGGCGGCGGCCAAGTTCGTGGTCGGGCTCGCTATCGGCTCGCTCGCATTGATCTCGGAAGCCCTGCACTCCTCGATCGACCTGGTCGCGACCATCATCACTTGGGCCGTGGTGCGGGTATCCGACAAGCCCGCGGACGAGGAGCACCATTACGGCCACGGCAAGCTGGAAAGCGTCTCCGCGCTCGGCGTTACCGCCCTGCTCTACGTGCTCGCCGGCGGCATTCTGGTCGAGGCCTATAGCCGCCTGCACGAGGGAACCCCGCCGCCGACCATTTCGGCTGTCCCCTTCGTCGTGCTGGTGATCGACATCGTCGTCAATCTGTGGCGCGCCCGCGCGCTCCACCGTGCGGCGCGGGAGACCCGCAGCCAGGCGCTGGCCGCCGACGCGCTGCATTTCGCTTCCGACGTCATGGGCTCCCTTGCCGTCATTGTCGGCCTGGTCCTCGCCGCCTTCGGCTTCTGGTGGGGCGACGCCGCGGCGGCGGCCGCCGTGGCCGTGATGATCGCGGCGCTCGGCCTGCGCATGGCCGGCTCGACAGTGCAGACGCTGGTCGATCGCGCGCCGGAGGGCGCGCAGGAAAAGGCCACGGCCGCGATCCGCAGCGTCCCCGGCGTGATCGACGTCGAGCGGTTGCGGGTGCGCATGGTCGGGGCGACCACGTTCATCGACACCATCGCCAAGGTACCGCGAACCTATCCGATCGACCGCGTCGAGGACATCAAGCGCAATGCGCAGGCTGCCGTCGGCAAGGCGTTCGGCGATGCCGACCTCACCTTCACGGCAGTCCCCGTCGCGCGCAACAACGAGACCGTGCGCGACCGCATCATGGTGATCGCGCGCAATTCAGGCCTCGCCATCCACCACGTCACGGTGCACGACCTCGGCGCCAAGCTGATCGTCGGCATCGACCTCGAGGTCTACGGCGAGATGCAGCTCGTGGCCGCCCATGACATCGCCAACACGCTGGAGCGCAACATCAAGGAGGAATTCGGCGAGGACGTCGAGGTCGACGTCCATATCGAGCCGCTGGACCCGGAACTGCCGTTCGGCGTCGACGCACCGCCGGAGCGGGTGCAGACGATCGCAGCCGCGCTCGCCGACTATGCGCGCGGCGGAGAGATCCACGACGTGCACAATGTCCGTGTCCGCAACACCGATGCCGGCGAGATCGTCAACTTCCACTGCCGCGCGGCGCCGTCGATGAGCGTGATCAAGGTGCACGAGCAGGTCGACGCGATCGAGCGCGCGCTACGCCGCAACTTCCCGAGCGTGAAGCGCGTGATCAGTCACGCCGAACCGCCGCGCTCATGACGCGACACG is from Bradyrhizobium sp. ISRA430 and encodes:
- a CDS encoding zinc-binding dehydrogenase, with product MKAYVYGPDGARISDVAQPTPKGSQVLVRVRACGLNRADTGMRKGHAHGAAGGVGTVLGMEWAGEVAALGPDAKGVKIGDRIMGSGAAAFAEYTLADHGRLFRAPSNMNFEEAASLPVALATMHNAVVTVGGVQPGQAVLIQGASSGVGLMAMQIAKLKGAKLVIGSSTDAYRRGRLTDYGADLAIDSSDPGWVDQVLKATNGEGVDLIVDQVSGKVANQNLAATKVKGRIVNVGRLGGTHADFNFDLHAARRINYIGVTFRTRTIEEIREIFDEVRKDIWGAVESRKLQLPIDKVFAFDDIDSAFEHMEANKHLGKIVVTV
- a CDS encoding cation-efflux pump is translated as MTSQHSKTSVAAISIFASGGMAAAKFVVGLAIGSLALISEALHSSIDLVATIITWAVVRVSDKPADEEHHYGHGKLESVSALGVTALLYVLAGGILVEAYSRLHEGTPPPTISAVPFVVLVIDIVVNLWRARALHRAARETRSQALAADALHFASDVMGSLAVIVGLVLAAFGFWWGDAAAAAAVAVMIAALGLRMAGSTVQTLVDRAPEGAQEKATAAIRSVPGVIDVERLRVRMVGATTFIDTIAKVPRTYPIDRVEDIKRNAQAAVGKAFGDADLTFTAVPVARNNETVRDRIMVIARNSGLAIHHVTVHDLGAKLIVGIDLEVYGEMQLVAAHDIANTLERNIKEEFGEDVEVDVHIEPLDPELPFGVDAPPERVQTIAAALADYARGGEIHDVHNVRVRNTDAGEIVNFHCRAAPSMSVIKVHEQVDAIERALRRNFPSVKRVISHAEPPRS